A stretch of Aspergillus nidulans FGSC A4 chromosome VI DNA encodes these proteins:
- a CDS encoding protein asqA (transcript_id=CADANIAT00009354) — protein MPKRVLKGAAKRAREAKHARDAAKARRLSSFLNVRLNQEHIPHEILPNSASDDKLLDRPVTGADLFAPSSGPSSNSVYPSLLQEEYFWNYFWQTYHVSLCPILDDAQFKQHYQSLLIADGKGRKPSALVDIVVAACMQYHISTLPLGSQSGLVEGKDASVAGRWHYWRGQTLLTYELESLSISTLQCHVLCSIYLCGGSFHNMMDTAMAQAVRTAYILGLHRDLPSTLPEAKREMRRRLWWTVYFMDTRATMKLGRSFMLSESHSMPALCIDSLRVAASSGSTFVPADEDMTWLSFNLRQITLCRTFRAAYTSFHNTDFHLQEGQPIWDRPDALQAGAEIIAKHIPSLDAWCDSVPDALKLKRQDSNSRPFSTDGARVVLELSAPEWLQRQRMLLENTYHHVCVNLFRSMICFPYQPASQVHISENSLPGELATRCAAHAIALTKLTHQVLEETSLLDGWHEAFYCQWDAVMTLIGFVLAYPGSGTVTLEAKSAIHLAIAVSENFGFKFAVGTSASKIVQGLCAKSETLTANEYASAYIGASTQNANIYRIYGGQICGVIDWQNS, from the exons ATGCCCAAAAGAGTTCTGAAAGGCGCAGCCAAGCGGGCCCGCGAGGCCAAGCATGCCCGCGATGCTGCCAAAGCCAGG CGGCTCAGTTCCTTTTTGAACGTGAGGCTGAATCAAGAACACATTCCACACGAAATACTCCCAAATTCCGCAAGCGACGATAAGCTTCTCGACAGGCCGGTGACAGGGGCTGACCTATTCGCTCCATCATCCGGACCTTCATCCAACAGCGTCTATCCGAGTCTCCTGCAGGAGGAATACTTTTGGAATTACTTCTGGCAAACGTACCACGTCTCGCTCTGCCCAATTCTAGACGATGCCCAGTTCAAGCAGCACTATCAGAGCCTCCTGATCGCCGATGGCAAAGGGCGCAAACCATCAGCTCTCGTCGACATCGTCGTGGCAGCCTGTATGCAGTATCACATCTCTACACTCCCCCTAGGCTCGCAAAGCGGCCTAGTTGAAGGCAAAGATGCCTCTGTAGCCGGCCGCTGGCACTACTGGCGCGGCCAAACATTACTGACCTACGAGCTCGAAAGCCTGTCGATATCCACCCTGCAATGCCACGTACTCTGCTCGATCTACCTCTGCGGCGGATCGTTCCACAATATGATGGACACAGCCATGGCACAGGCCGTGCGCACAGCATACATCCTTGGTCTCCACCGGGATCTGCCATCGACCCTCCCAGAGGCGAAGCGCGAAATGCGGAGGCGGCTCTGGTGGACCGTTTATTTCATGGATACCCGCGCTACCATGAAACTCGGACGTTCGTTCATGCTTAGCGAGTCCCATTCTATGCCCGCCCTCTGCATCGATAGCTTGCGTGTTGCAGCATCGTCGGGCTCGACGTTCGTCCCCGCTGATGAAGATATGACGTGGCTAAGCTTTAATCTGCGACAGATAACGCTCTGCAGAACATTCCGAGCAGCTTATACCTCCTTTCATAATACCGATTTCCATCTACAAGAGGGACAGCCAATCTGGGATCGCCCGGATGCGCTTCAAGCCGGCGCCGAGATCATCGCTAAGCATATCCCGTCCCTCGACGCTTGGTGCGATAGCGTCCCTGATGCCCTGAAGCTGAAACGGCAGGATTCCAACAGCAGACCATTCTCCACTGATGGCGCCCGCGTTGTTTTAGAGCTGTCCGCCCCAGAGTGGTTACAGCGACAGCGCATGCTCCTCGAAAACACGTACCACCACGTCTGCGTCAACCTATTCAGATCAATGATATGCTTTCCGTATCAACCAGCAAGCCAGGTGCACATATCAGAGAACTCACTACCCGGTGAACTTGCGACGCGCTGCGCCGCTCACGCCATTGCTTTGACGAAGCTCACACACCAGGTTTTGGAAGAAACATCACTATTGGACGGCTGGCATGAGGCCTTTTACTGCCAGTGGGATGCCGTGATGACGCTCATTGGCTTTGTATTGGCGTACCCTGGCTCCGGCACGGTGACTTTGGAAGCCAAGAGCGCGATTCACCTTGCAATTGCGGTATCCGAGAATTTCGGGTTCAAGTTCGCTGTTGGAACGAGTGCGAGTAAGATTGTACAGGGGCTGTGTGCAAAGTCTGAGACTCTCACTGCAAATGAGTACGCCTCGGCTTACATTGGTGCTAGTACGCAGAATgcgaatatatataggatatatgggggtcaaatttgcggcGTTATTGATTGGCAGAATTCCTAG
- a CDS encoding putative isochorismatase family hydrolase (transcript_id=CADANIAT00009355) gives MSSQSFRQIIGLAPSTATITDSTLIIVDAQNEYAQGLLRVQEVDQSRKVIADLLSRYRYMAHVCVSTTARTGAELGYDVLVVRDGVSDRAIPGVEANVLVDVALKEVTDAFGTVIASGEIKGVIYPVIFLYLYIQDLI, from the exons ATGTCCTCCCAATCTTTCCGCCAGATCATCGGCCTGGCGCCCTCAACCGCCACAATCACCGACTCCACGCTTATCATCGTCGACGCACAGAACGAGTACGCCCAGGGTCTTCTCAGAGTCCAAGAGGTCGACCAGAGCCGAAAAGTAATTGCCGATCTTCTCTCCCGGTACC GATACATGGCGCATGTCTGTGTGTCGACTACGGCTAGGACGGGCGCGGAGTTGGGATACGATGTGCTTGTTGTAAGGGACGGGGTTAGCGATAGGGCTATTCCCGGGGTGGAGGCGAATGTCCTCGTTGATGTGGCGCTAAAGGAGGTCACAGATGCGTTTGGGACAGTGATTGCGTCTGGGGAGATTAAAGG GGTAATATATCCTGTTATATTCCTCTATCTTTATATACAGG ATCTTATCTAA
- a CDS encoding uncharacterized protein (transcript_id=CADANIAT00009356), whose protein sequence is MRPAILAAFSTLPAAAKATYPFAPETFDGSYKDIGLPTIYDLSATQSTNYNGSWATGSWITSVSGGQYFVVSHYVNDGIHDVYRSSILDLSSLKYRYFFQAGNGSYTASPPSHLKAGVGKGNGFEGISNDNYTTMRVQSSHPNVTFDLTYHATTKPLINGGAGVVMLGASESKQWSLPACWTNGFLIVGDEQIPIDPKRSLTWYDRQWGTGGLTNWTWYGLHIPKTGHVLSIWTGDTDADRAAPITPVRFATVRNAYGAQTVCNITWIPDLSHIFHSDSTNKSYPLAWTVEIPSYDAIIKVKSRTENQLNTGSHGSEPEAYNGFVTFAGQFQGTETEGFGIVEIVYL, encoded by the exons ATGCGGCCCGCCATCCTCGCAGCATTCAGCACCCTTCCCGCCGCTGCCAAGGCCACTTACCCTTTTGCTCCTGAGACGTTTGACGGCTCCTATAAA GACATCGGACTCCCCACCATCTACGATCTCTCCGCGACGCAGTCGACCAACTACAACGGGTCCTGGGCGACGGGTTCATGGATAACCAGCGTAAGCGGAGGGCAATATTTTGTCGTCTCGCATTACGTGAATGACGGAATTCACGATGTCTACCGGTCCTCGATTCTTGATTTAAGCAGCCTGAAGTACCGCTACTTCTTCCAAGCCGGCAATGGCTCGTATACTGCCTCGCCCCCTTCTCATCTCAAGGCCGGCGTGGGGAAGGGCAATGGTTTCGAAGGCATTTCGAACGACAACTATACCACTATGCGTGTTCAGAGCTCGCACCCTAATGTCACGTTCGATCTCACCTACCATGCAACGACAAAACCGCTCATTAATGGCGGCGCGGGTGTTGTGATGCTGGGCGCCAGCGAAAGCAAGCAATGGAGCCTCCCGGCCTGTTGGACCAATGGTTTTCTGATCGTTGGCGACGAGCAGATTCCAATTGATCCAAAGCGCTCACTAACCTGGTATGACCGGCAGTGGGGGACCGGTGGCCTCACAAACTGGACCTGGTATGGCCTTCATATTCCCAAAACTGGCCATGTCCTTAGTATCTGGACAGGTGATACAGATGCCGACCGGGCTGCGCCAATTACACCTGTGCGATTTGCTACTGTTCGCAATGCCTACGGGGCCCAGACAGTCTGTAATATTACTTGGATACCAGATCTCAGTCACATATTCCACTCAGATTCCACCAACAAAAGTTATCCTCTTGCCTGGACTGTTGAGATCCCCAGTTATGATGCGATCATCAAAGTCAAGAGCCGCACGGAGAATCAGTTGAATACTGGTTCACATGGGTCCGAACCCGAAGCTTATAATGGATTTGTGACATTCGCAGGCCAGTTCCAGGGGACAGAGACTGAGGGATTTGGAATAGTTGAGATTGTGTACCTGTAG